A window of Salvia splendens isolate huo1 chromosome 8, SspV2, whole genome shotgun sequence genomic DNA:
tggagagagaaatcgcgcagcgctgggcggtcgcgtggcgctgggcggtccgttcggcgctattgcagcgcccggatcgcccagcgcaccgcctagcgcgaaaaaataaattttttttttcgaaacactatatatacgcgctttgttcgtcattttcattcgcaccacttgttttaacgagtattctctctatctttttttctgttcaagatcaacaacggtaaatggatctcaacaacgagcctagttccggaagtagcgggtcacaaactccggcgatccctgtgggaagtggatggggacaggtgtccaggtactacaacatgtacccgtggcggcgacgacggagacgagaagtgaattgtcactcttttttattattgtatttttttaaaaaattatgtacttttttttattattgtatttttttaaattaatgtactttttaaattattgtacttttttaaattttaatagtattattaaactttttccgtatatgtctcgtaaattaaattttgcatattgtgtgattgttaattatttcattttgtatatatttgttaatagtgatgtggatattagtggctaggctatggctgggctattgctgggctatttgcttgttttgatgatgtggcaggaggatttttagtgctgctgatgtgccAGTGGCTggactatggctgggctattgctgggctattcctattgtggatggccttaatacCTTACTTATTTACCTTTTCACCCCACCACTAATTTTTATGGACTATATATAAAAGAATATTGGTTAGGAGTATTTTAATTAGAAAAGCAGACTCAAATAGTGATCAAATTGTGTGCAATTCACCAACCAGAATACGTGAGTCTTATTTATATAAAAGCGAAGACCAAACGCAACTTTGTTATTTCATCTTCATTTTGTAGATAGACGCACGTACGTTTAAAGAATTTAAGTAGATTGTGAGTTCCAACTTCTGGGTTTATTAATACTCACTATGGTCTCGAATATGAGTTTCATTTCTTTCCgatatgagttttaagaaatactttcTATGTCCCATAATAATTATCAATCTTATTGTGAGCACgtgttttaataaatgtaaagaaaaattggttgaaaaagttagtaaaatgtgtgacccacttttttatattatttttataataaaatgtgagtgaagtgggttagtggaatgtgagactacTTACCATGCGGAGGTATATGAGTATCATTTCTTTTCGAtgtgagttttaagaaatattaagaaaaaaatggaaaaaacttAGTGGtatatgagtctcatttgtttatattagttttaaatgaaatacgAGTGTAATGTGAAATcctaatactccttccgtccccaaagagtatgaactttgggttcggcacgagttttaatgcattattgataaagtaagagagagatagagaaagttttttaagtattgttagtggagaattaGTCCCACCACATTAGAGAGAAGaaagtttctaaaattgaaagttcatactctttgggacggacgaaaaaagaaatagtgcatactcttcagagatgaagggagtacaatttataataaaatgaatcgAGACTCTTATTTGCAGAcgaatcaaaatagaaaaatgagattCCAATTCGCGGATGGATGGATTGGATTATCAACCAAACTACCCCAAGGCCCCAACCCCAGCCCAAAGAAAGGAAAAGCAAAAAGGATAAAaatgtttataaattttatatgaaaaataGAGCATGTGATTAGTTATTGAACAATTAAGTGGGTATAGATATATTATGAAGTACTCATATTTCTAGTTACAACCGAACTTGATCAACCAATATGCCCAACGTGATCTTAGAATAAAATATTGTATCTATAAACCTTTTATTTGAACAAGTATCTATAATCATCAAATTACCGAAAGATCCACACGGAAGCACAATAACAAATCatagagtattttattttagtttttgtttagTCGTTTTAATTTGTTGTGCTGTGTCATCTAATTATTCATTACTAGTATTGTTTCTTGTCTATGTTTTGTCTTAAAATGCATGTGAGTTTGTTTCAGATACAAACTATTGAAGGACGaatcgaaatggaaaagagtgacaattaatcagggacggagtgagtattaaATATGGATGGGAGCCAGTAATATGATACTCTAGTCCTTGGACACAATATTCCCATTAAATGAGAGAAGAATTGGAAGATGGTTGAgtgagtagtagtagtagtatatggaGTACGTACGTATGAGATGTCACACCCATTATTTTGTCTATCTTCCATAATTACACAGCTGCACTTGCATTCACTTTATTAAAGTCGAGCGCAACGCAACGCAACGCAACGCAACGCAACTGAATCCCCACCCCACCCCCCTTGTATTTCTCTCACTCATTGTATATTAAATATTTGCATATTTGTAATTGTAGAGGCAGTGGTTTGAAAGGGAGAGATGAGGATGAAAGAGAGAGATGATACTTATGTGATTTGTGAgtgtgaagaaaaaataaataaaaaagaggagaggagaggagaggagaggagaggagaggagagtgATGTGTGTGAATGTGCAGTGAGTGGGTGAGTATGTGTTTTATCTGCTTTAATCGAACCATGTTTGTCAGGTGGGCCCCTACCCCGGGAGGCCGCCCGCGTTCATCGTACCCTATCTCTATGTGTATCACCTGTCCTTTTCTGTCTCTCTTCTTTCACTATAACCAAATTACTACTATTTGGAACTTCAAATATTACCTTCATTATATACGTATTAATTTGTCTGAATTTGTCAACCACTTTTCATATTTGTTTGATTGgattttcagtttttgcttttATGCAACTACTACTAGTAAAAACCTAAGTTCAGAAcattttttattctattaaaaacattaatttgtgtttctaaatacTCACTATGCACTTCAAAAACCGTTCTCATTTTTTTGTCCCAACTCCCAACTAAAGGCATCTgtaatgggcggacgatggcacgcccgatggcgcgcatcgtccgcaccatccatcgtccgcacccattgcgggtgcgcgccatagggcgcggacgatagtcgtgccttatacttcggtcgcggaggatagtgcggacgatggccatcgtccgcccaattgtggaggtcgcggacgatcaaccgcgaacgatggcacgcggtttcgtttttttataaataccgttcatttgtaacatttcatttcactcgatttcattttcgaaacttacaattacataattactacgaaatggattcaagccccaatagtcctacgtttagcgcaggggcgcattggctgggtacagaacccggcgattatcgttcgttcgacaccaacacccattacgatcccgatttcagtatggaatcgtatgggttgtctgacatggagccgtctccgcaccgcccaaccgcagcggccgatcccgaccccgccgcgaccgcttccgccccagccagaaagaagcggaaccggcagcgggcgcagaagttgccgcctcccggtgattgcgatgagtacgccctcGGTCGTACGAACaacaacgacgacgaaactctcaccttggcccggtgttggtccgacttagtttttttttattagttcaattatgtaactttttttattaaaacttcgccgtttgttatttagaccgttttttatttactcgttacttgttatttgaaaacagttaaattaattaaacaaaacaataaaatgatgatgtggcgcgccataggacgcaccttagggcgcgccttagggcgccccactgcaggtggggaggtatgaggataaaactgctgacgtggcgcgccatagggcgcgtcttagggcgccccattgctaatgctctaatactctctccgtctgtCAATAGATACGTAATTTTTTACCAGactcaaattttaagaaattggttGATTTTGTAAGAGAATGTTTtagaaaaaattagtagaaaatGGATCCTACTTTTTATaataagagggaacatcatttttggtccacgaactttgccaaagtatcattttaggtccgtgaactttgaaaatatcattttaggtccgtgaactttgagttagtatcatttgaggtactttttactatttccaagtttttttggacgaaaataccctcaataccttaaagtgtatatatttttaataaatttatcatatactcataattttttataaatatctttacaatatatttttgacaaattttctaaatataatttgaccttaaatattatcacttaattttgtgacatgcaagtaaaattgcttcttcaattttttatattaaattttttaaaaattgaataaagaacttttctttaataataaaatattgaataaagatcttttcttgcatgtcacaaaattaaatgataatattgaaggtcaaattatatttagaaaatttgtcaaaaatatattgtaaagatatttataaaaagatctttattcaatttttattattaaagaaagttctttattcaatttttttaaaaaaataatataaaaattgaagaagcaattttacttgcatgtcacaaaattaagtgataatatttaaagtcaaattatatttagaaaatttgtcaaaaatatattgtaaagatatttataaaaaaatattagtatatgataaatttattaaaatatatacactttaaggtattgagggtattttcgtccaaaaaaacttggaaatagtaaaaagtacctcaaatgatactaactcaaagttcactgacctaaaatgatactttagcaAAGTTCGTgaaccaaaaatgatgttccctcttataataaaatgtaagtagagtgagttagtgaaaataggtaaaagtaaaatgaaacatttattggtagacggacgaaaaaagaaaaatgtgacatttaAGGCATACATATAAAGTACTATAAAGGGATGTAAATGGTAGTAACGTATTTGAAAAACAAAAGATTAAAATGTACTGAACTACTAGTTGATAAATTTTAGTCATTTTTCAAAAACTCCAATGAAATTGCAtctccaattttattttataagtatAAGATGAATTTATTAATGAGTTACAGGTCCATTAAAAAAAGCTCAATTAACAAGAAAAAGAACTAAGAAAACATTTATTGAAGTATCTCAATTTCAAATGGTTTGGTAAGTTGAAAGTAGTAGCTTCATTCGTTCTGTAATTATTGGCTTACACGAATTGAgggtataaaaaattatttgtataAAGTGTAGGATTTATACTAAAGTTAACAAACTTTttgtaaattaatttatttcatttttaattagaGACATCATAAAAAGATATAACACCACTTGTAGCGGTAGTAGattatatctttattaattagagatcattttttaaaaatcatttgAACGTGGGGGGACAAATATAATGGGAAAATATAAATGTACTATATTGAGATAGTGTACCAATATCTTGAACCATCTAATCAAGTCAAAAGTAGTCTTACAACATCTATTTATTGGCTGTAATCTAAGCACaacctattttattctcttttgaACAACTGTTTTACCCAAAAGAGAACATTTTGATActtatatatatgcatattgCTTGGGGTCAGAACTTTATAATTGTGTAACTCAATCAATAAAGCAGAAGTTATCATGTGTATTTAATTTGTTGAAATCCATGTAAAAACAAGATTAACTTTTTGCTAAAATTCTTAATTTTGTTTCCCACTTGTTGGTTCCTCTTTTCAGACAAATTGATACCCAAATTATTACGTTACCAACAAtttgaaattcttatttaaaacacaattctgttttatttttttacattattaatgCAAATTAGACGCATCTCAAACAGAAGTCctcaatgaaaaataaaaatagaagaaTCATTTAAACTCTAAAAATGTATTTTATCATGAGCTAGCATCGTGCCCAAAATGATTTTAAGACACGAAAATATAAGTAGGACCTTTATGATCACATTATTATTGCGACATTTCTTATTACAATTGGTTATTTATatgtttgtttaattatttaactACTTTTTTGGTCAATGTACCAAACCGAACTtcaaaatacacaaaatcaTTCAGAAAAGACATTATGCAAATCTATATAATCCAAGACATATGGTGGTTATAATCTCTTGTACATGAAATgtatattatatacatatattcttATCATTTCCCAACATACCACAGGCATCGCAATATGGTAATGTCTAGATCATTCAGCTCTCAACTTTATTCTATTTGCAAGTACTAATTTATAATCAATTCTTTCATAACAATCTTTTATTATGAACACGATAATCTGTTTTGAGTTTAAGTTAAAGTAACACAATTTATACTCGGATTTGTTAACCATTAtaataaaatacgaaaaatatctggaaactaataataatattatgaattattgACAAGTACAAAATTATAAGTACATCTTAAAACATGCAAAATATTTTTGGTAGTTTTCATAAGAGATTGATGAGTCGCTAGTCGTGTCGTGTCATACCGAAATTGATTAGCAAAGTATTTTTTGGTAGTTTTCACTTTTCATATAAGgatgcattttattataaatattaatagtttaagtgtttttttgttaaataaCGAATAGTTTGAGAATTTTCATTGTACTTTAATATTATGTCAACGtcttaaaaattatatatatagacattacaataaaaagaagaaaaatatgaTTTTGCATAGAAATCGTGAGTTTGTGTTGTTTCAATCAAATAACAATCcaaataaatgaaaagaaaaaagacaGCGATGGTTGAAGAATTACTTTCAATTGGTCTATCTTCTTTCCAACAATTTGTACGAATTGACAAAACTTGAAGCAATCTCGCTATCtgcctttttttaaaaaaataaaataaattattattataaattatttccATCTCTTTTTAGATTTCCCCTCTAGTAAAATTACCAAAAAAGACCTCATATAAGGTGTATTAATATGGATGTCAGTGACATGGTTATGAACTaatgataaaataatgaaaaactaCTATGTAAAATGGTAGTTGGTGGAGCCATTAATGGGCCGACAAGTGGTGTACAATGGCAATTAATTGGTGGGCCTTCCACTTGGAAATGTCTTGTTGTCAACCTCTCATTTCCTAATAGTTTATTTGGGCCTAACCTTTTAATTATTTGTGGGCCTTATATTTTAATGACAAATACCTTACACCTCTCCTCTCATTGTCCCCATCTGTAGTCTTGGTCTCACCAATTCATGTTTCTTTGTCTCTATCAATCTCCTTCGCAATCCTACCGCATgggatgtgtgtgtgtgtgtgtgtgagacaGAGAGAGCTTGATCAGTCTTTTCTCTTGATTTTGGTTGGGTGGAGGGTTTTCCTCATATTTTACTGTTTAGATTTTAACAATAAAAGGATACTAATTAGAAATAAATAATCATAAAACTGTTTGACTCCATCAACCTCTTAGGAATTATGTTTTCTATTTCAATATCGTAAATATAAAAGGGGCCAAAAATTGCATTTCATCCAACTAAATTATACTACTGGGCCATAGATTGGACCTTAATTTTGGGCCTAGAACAAATTACTTGTTATTAAACAGCGCGAAAGCTTTTAGATTGGGCCTCAATAGTCACAAGGAAGACAATTAGTCCGTAAAAGTATTTAACTGGATTAACAAACAATTGTGAAAGCAAAATCAacaactagaaaaaaaattattccgtaaaacaaacaaaaattgTCCACAATCTAAAAAATTGATCTGTACATACTGTGAAGAAATGGATTATACGCATTTCTATTATTGATCAACCACTACTCCTGATTATATGTAcctatgtatatatgtgtaacTATTTATGATAAGTtaaaattgaatccatcatccATGTATTTTTAATCCTATTAACTAccaaaattaaagtttaattgGCTAAACTATTTGAACCAATTCATGTTGATTTTGGATGTGACTAGTGTTAGTTTCCTGCGTTTGGACTTCAACGatctcatcatcttcatcactaGAAACAAATTCCGTAAAAGTAGGCGATGGTCGATGGAACGTCGAGGCATCCGTTGTTCCGCTATTGCCCCCATTTATCACCGTAGTGGACGCGGAGTCGTCCGGTGATGAGTGGTGCAGACGATCATTAATCTTTCTCTTGTGCTTCACATTTGCATGCCATTGTTTTAATGCATGAATTGTGTGCTCTTCAAGTATTGCACTCTTATATTTGGACCCCATCTGCAGATTAAAGACTTATTAGATAAAGATTTgtattaattataatacttTTGTTGTATAAGTTAAAAAAAAGGAGGTGATTGCAAAATTAACCTGAGTAACAAGGGCATAGAGAGGAAGAGTGATGTAGCTACAAAGGACTTGTACGGCCACCCTGCATTAAATTAATTTCAACGTCActtaatttgaaatataaaatattaacacAAAAAAAAGTTGAATCAACTAAGCAAATATATGTGTTAAAAAAGTTTTGGGAAATGTAAAAATTctaacaaatataaaaaaaatccttaTATACTCACGCTAGCACAATCCTGATAACAAAGATCCCGACATGTTCATGGTAGCAAGACTTGATCCCAAATTGCCACTGCAAAAATATggaatattattatttcatttaaataatatttcatgagaaaagataaaaatagtGAATTAGGATAGGAAACGTACTGTGACCCATATGAAGAAAGACAATTCAAATGCATTCTGTAGTaaaacaagaatcaaaattaattaCAGGATAAGTAAATTCAGTTTGTGTTGATCAACCATAATTAACATTAATCATGAAACTTCAAAGCAAGTTTTCATTACCATAAAGAGGATGAAATGAAGAAGAGTCAAGACGAGTTGGGGGCGTTTAAACCAGAAGAGACCGCTGTCCGGTTGCACCAATGGAGTTCCCTTAATTACTGTGTTATTATTTGCTAATTGCATTGCCATTTTTGCCACTACTATTTCCAATTTTGTTCCCACAAACAGAACTATCtgcattattataaatataatagtagtagtatgagTATTTGTCATCGTTTCTAttccaaaaatagtaaaatgatttttagaaaataaacaatATACTCACAAGCAGAGGTAGAAATGAGACCCACAAGTAGACGTTCCATCCtataacaattaattaattaattagtgcaAATGCTAATGACATAATATATAGAAGAGATCAAGAGAAATAGATAAAATTAAATGGTATAATTACCATTTAAATCactaaatttaatcaaattcagGCAGGCAGCCATATGAAAACCAAATATGGATAAAACCAAATATGGAATGTAATATTAATGCTCTTACCATGTACATCAACTAACAAGAATATAACCACCACCATCCACATGACTGGGctgtccaaaaaaaatattttgtgaaaaaatgGAAATCATGTCCATATATATTTTCCAATGGTGATTAATTATGTTGTACTCGTTAGTTTACAAAACTGGTACAATAATATTTAATACTTATGTTATAAGTCAAATCCAACACAAATTGGTAGATATGATGAAGGTATGAGTAGTTACTTTATGCCGACGACAGCTTTGAAGTCGTCTTCCAATGATCGTTGAATATACTTTCGAAAATTGAATGAATTATTTGTTGATAGATGAGCCTGCATTACCAC
This region includes:
- the LOC121745444 gene encoding MLO-like protein 3, whose translation is MAGGGGGGDGGANRSLQETPTWALATVCFIFIFLGIFVEHLIHLAGHWLKKHKKTALYEAIEKLKSVLMQLGFMSLILTVTQGSISKICITNSAADYMLPCRSQSQTKTTQHLLFSNLNKPQFQPHHHRILLADSPSNSSDYCGSKGKTSLMSVEGMNQLNIFIFVLAAMQIVYSLATMGLGRAKMKRWKSWEKETQTIEYITANDPERFRYTRQTTFGRRHMSSFATNSAHLWIKCFFRQFFKSVAKVDYFTLRHGFISAHLSTNNSFNFRKYIQRSLEDDFKAVVGINPVMWMVVVIFLLVDVHGWNVYLWVSFLPLLIVLFVGTKLEIVVAKMAMQLANNNTVIKGTPLVQPDSGLFWFKRPQLVLTLLHFILFMNAFELSFFIWVTWQFGIKSCYHEHVGIFVIRIVLAVAVQVLCSYITLPLYALVTQMGSKYKSAILEEHTIHALKQWHANVKHKRKINDRLHHSSPDDSASTTVINGGNSGTTDASTFHRPSPTFTEFVSSDEDDEIVEVQTQETNTSHIQNQHELVQIV